The nucleotide window AACGTCGTTGCCAAAAAAAGCGACCTCACAAAAAAACAGGCGGAAATTGCGGTGAACGCCACGTTTGATGCCATCACGGAAAATTTGCAAACGGGAGAGCGTGTTCAATTGATTGGCTTCGGGCAGTTTGAAACGAGAAAGCGCGAGGCGAGAAAAGTTCGCAACCCGCGTACTGGCGAAGAAATTCAAGTTGCGGCAAGCCACGCGCCCGCA belongs to Salicibibacter cibi and includes:
- a CDS encoding HU family DNA-binding protein; amino-acid sequence: MNKSDLVNVVAKKSDLTKKQAEIAVNATFDAITENLQTGERVQLIGFGQFETRKREARKVRNPRTGEEIQVAASHAPAFKPGKRLKEAVNV